In Geminocystis sp. NIES-3709, a single genomic region encodes these proteins:
- a CDS encoding UPF0182 family protein → MMKISRENLNKLMKAPEKSESIKNKNYLHLIFIIISSLILIYLSLIIISKINVNILWFKEVHYLQTFWNTSLTKLFLWLTTFTISLSFLWSNLVIAEKHKKNQANFAKDAKNKQYSQSPELQLRYLLPIVFAFSLLISISLVYYTRIISKIYYVTLELPNLKPPVPNPFDFSIFQNIAKNFSQEGWIIIVIIIFAILLVFKTQLWLKIIAVYYSILFAFILAGYWGTFLQFINSIPFDKTDPIFHKDLSFYIFKIPFIQIISLLLQGLFIYTIVSVTLIYLLSNNSVSDGKFKGFSRYQLRHLYGLAGLLMIMLAVIHWLNRYLLLLSTDGVVYGAGYTDIYISLPRETLACTYTFLMAIWLFFKAFTGSSTKIIYSLKHKNKAIISISTLPFFIYFTLYPLGLLLAIIVQNTIVQPNELALEKPYIIYNIEQTRSAFNLDKIEVKTFDPEGNLTAKEIEKNYLTINNIRLWDTRPILQANRQLQQIRPYYVFYDADIDRYNIEDKTDSGKNQAINKQVIIAGRELDSQQLPPQAQTWVNQHLVYTHGYGFTMSPVNRVDNGGLPYYFIKDIGTPEDPGALNTSSEGVRNSIPIYRPRIYYGQATNDYIMTNTKVKEFDFPSGEENVYHTYDGDGGIYLNSFRRKFLFSLYLRDWRMLLTNNFTSKTRILFRRNLWDRLKAIAPFLYYDRDPYLVVAKGNNDESNHLYWLIDGYTISDHYPYSDAGDNLFNYIRNSVKVLINAEDGNVIFYISDESDPIIKVWSKIFPELFQPLSNMPDDIKQHTRYPIDLFNTQSERLLTYHVTDPQVLYNREDQWQVPEEIYGSEVLSMQPYYLIMKLPIADKEEFILLHPYTPISRPNLIAWLAARSDRENYGKLLLYQFPKQRLVYGPSQIEALINQDPIISGQISLWDRQGSKAIQGNLLIIPIEESLLYVEPVYIEADKNSVPTLARVIVVYENKIVMAETLRKALENIFGEGKPDDSPIVRFLKNSSIN, encoded by the coding sequence ATGATGAAAATTAGCCGAGAAAATCTGAATAAGCTAATGAAAGCACCAGAAAAATCTGAATCTATCAAAAATAAAAACTACTTACATCTTATTTTTATTATTATAAGTTCATTAATATTAATATACTTAAGTTTAATAATTATTAGTAAGATTAATGTTAATATTTTATGGTTTAAAGAGGTTCATTATCTACAAACTTTCTGGAATACTTCTCTTACAAAATTATTTTTGTGGTTAACTACTTTTACCATTTCTCTATCGTTTTTATGGAGTAATTTAGTTATTGCAGAAAAACACAAAAAAAATCAAGCTAATTTTGCAAAGGACGCAAAAAATAAACAATATTCCCAATCTCCTGAACTACAATTAAGATATTTATTACCAATAGTTTTTGCTTTTTCTCTTTTAATTAGCATTAGTCTTGTTTACTATACAAGAATTATCAGTAAGATTTATTATGTTACCCTTGAATTACCTAATTTAAAACCTCCTGTACCTAATCCATTTGATTTTAGTATTTTTCAAAATATCGCGAAAAATTTTTCTCAGGAAGGTTGGATAATTATTGTCATTATTATTTTTGCTATTTTATTGGTTTTTAAAACTCAGTTATGGTTAAAAATTATTGCGGTTTATTATAGTATTTTATTTGCATTTATTTTAGCTGGTTATTGGGGAACTTTTTTACAATTTATTAACAGTATTCCTTTTGATAAAACAGATCCTATTTTTCATAAAGATTTAAGTTTTTATATTTTTAAAATTCCTTTTATTCAAATTATTAGCTTATTGTTACAAGGTTTATTCATCTATACGATCGTATCTGTAACTTTAATTTATTTACTCTCTAATAATAGCGTTTCTGATGGAAAATTCAAAGGTTTTTCTCGCTATCAACTAAGACACTTATACGGTTTAGCAGGATTATTAATGATAATGTTAGCAGTGATTCATTGGCTAAATCGTTATTTACTATTACTATCCACCGATGGAGTCGTTTATGGGGCTGGTTATACCGATATTTATATTAGTTTACCAAGAGAAACTCTCGCTTGTACTTATACTTTCTTGATGGCAATTTGGTTATTTTTTAAGGCTTTTACAGGATCAAGTACAAAAATTATATATAGTTTAAAACATAAGAATAAAGCAATTATTTCCATTTCAACTTTACCTTTTTTTATTTATTTTACCCTTTATCCCTTAGGACTTTTATTAGCGATTATAGTTCAAAATACGATCGTGCAACCCAACGAATTAGCCCTAGAAAAACCCTATATTATCTATAATATTGAACAAACAAGATCCGCTTTTAATTTAGATAAAATTGAGGTAAAAACTTTTGATCCTGAAGGTAATTTAACAGCAAAAGAAATAGAAAAAAATTATCTCACAATTAATAATATTCGTCTTTGGGACACTAGACCTATTTTACAAGCTAATCGTCAATTACAGCAAATTCGTCCTTATTATGTGTTTTATGATGCTGACATCGATCGATATAATATTGAAGATAAGACAGATTCAGGCAAAAATCAAGCCATAAATAAACAAGTAATTATTGCCGGGAGGGAGTTAGATTCACAACAATTACCACCTCAAGCACAAACGTGGGTAAACCAACACTTAGTATATACTCACGGTTATGGTTTTACTATGTCTCCTGTTAACAGAGTTGATAACGGCGGCTTACCCTACTACTTTATCAAAGATATTGGTACTCCTGAAGATCCGGGGGCTTTAAATACATCCTCTGAAGGGGTAAGAAATAGTATCCCCATTTATCGTCCTCGTATTTACTATGGGCAGGCTACAAATGATTACATTATGACAAATACAAAAGTAAAGGAGTTTGATTTTCCTAGCGGTGAAGAAAATGTTTATCACACCTACGATGGAGACGGGGGAATTTATCTTAATTCCTTTAGGCGCAAATTTTTGTTTTCCTTGTATCTGAGAGATTGGCGGATGTTGTTAACGAATAACTTTACCTCAAAAACCCGTATTTTATTTCGCCGTAACCTTTGGGATAGGTTAAAAGCGATCGCACCTTTTTTGTATTATGATAGAGATCCTTATCTAGTGGTAGCAAAAGGTAATAATGATGAATCCAATCATTTATATTGGTTAATAGATGGTTATACCATATCAGATCACTATCCCTACTCTGATGCAGGGGATAATCTCTTTAACTATATTCGCAACTCCGTTAAAGTGTTAATTAATGCGGAAGATGGCAACGTTATCTTTTACATCAGTGATGAGAGTGATCCCATTATAAAAGTGTGGAGTAAAATTTTCCCTGAATTATTCCAACCTTTAAGTAATATGCCCGATGATATTAAACAGCATACACGCTATCCGATCGATTTATTTAATACCCAATCAGAAAGACTATTAACTTATCATGTCACTGATCCTCAAGTATTATATAACAGAGAAGATCAATGGCAAGTACCCGAAGAAATTTATGGTAGTGAAGTCTTATCGATGCAACCTTACTATTTAATTATGAAGTTACCCATTGCAGATAAAGAAGAATTTATTTTATTACATCCTTACACACCTATTTCTCGCCCTAATTTAATCGCATGGTTAGCCGCTCGATCGGATCGAGAAAATTATGGTAAATTATTACTGTATCAGTTTCCTAAACAAAGGCTAGTTTATGGCCCTAGTCAAATTGAAGCGTTAATCAATCAAGATCCGATTATATCAGGTCAAATCTCCTTATGGGATCGTCAAGGATCAAAAGCAATACAAGGAAACTTATTAATTATACCGATCGAAGAATCATTATTATATGTAGAACCAGTATATATTGAAGCAGATAAAAATAGTGTACCAACTTTAGCAAGAGTAATTGTCGTTTATGAAAATAAAATAGTCATGGCAGAAACATTGAGAAAAGCCTTAGAGAATATTTTTGGTGAAGGTAAACCAGATGATTCTCCTATTGTTCGTTTTTTGAAAAATTCATCTATCAATTAA
- the hemJ gene encoding protoporphyrinogen oxidase HemJ, whose protein sequence is MAYYWFKTFHLIGIVVWFAGLFYLVRLFVYHAEAQEKPEPAQSILKQQYELMEKRLYNIITTPGMIVTVVMAIGLISTETDVLKSPWLHIKFLFVGLLLIYHFWCGRIIKQLEKGENTWSGQKFRALNEAPTLLLLVIVLLAVFKNSFPLDIATWLIVGLIIVMAGSIQFYAKIRRQNEAKLNSENLVKNN, encoded by the coding sequence ATGGCTTATTATTGGTTTAAAACATTTCACCTCATCGGCATTGTTGTTTGGTTTGCAGGATTATTCTATCTTGTACGTTTATTTGTTTATCATGCAGAAGCACAAGAAAAACCAGAACCAGCACAAAGTATTTTAAAACAACAATATGAGTTAATGGAAAAACGTCTTTATAACATCATTACCACTCCCGGAATGATTGTTACCGTAGTAATGGCGATCGGATTAATTAGTACAGAAACAGATGTGTTAAAATCTCCTTGGCTACATATTAAATTTTTATTTGTAGGCTTGTTGTTGATTTATCATTTTTGGTGTGGCAGAATCATCAAACAGCTAGAAAAGGGAGAAAACACATGGAGTGGACAAAAATTTCGAGCGTTAAATGAAGCCCCTACCTTACTTTTATTAGTTATTGTTTTATTAGCTGTATTTAAAAATAGCTTTCCTTTAGATATTGCCACTTGGTTAATTGTTGGTTTAATTATTGTTATGGCTGGAAGTATTCAATTTTACGCTAAAATTCGTCGTCAAAATGAAGCTAAACTCAACAGCGAAAATCTGGTTAAAAATAATTAA
- a CDS encoding HD family phosphohydrolase → MNTLQLIRHTFKKWQNQSHQTFTVKNSTGELNCSKYRDENKPFIFQWVYKIHSPVMVLLSVSTITGLVSYRFYNQPELAVGTISPTKIIAPGDGDFLDQKSTEELRRKTRNGLLPVLQQDLTLTQTIINRLNSKLEEIDTLRLLINQTPLVETNILPFSTQKYLYSISESQWEKLLKDIESSQPSFSYNEKIKSLFVYKQKVSPNEFENTLTKLKLYRDNYQNSLSQIYQSNISDLDDEEKSILLDIDSQTWEKTKIEVNNVAKKILTQGISPGLPDDIKFKTVEIHLENRLPKEVNNIAVKLLFKNLDSNLTVDEEATKIRAERTALSIEPVVVSIKKNEVIVDAGEKITQTDFVLLDNFNLSRRSINWTGVAGSSVLVTFSVFSFMAIANRIKGRLRRRDQVLLWLLSISVPVISVFDVGYNSLPALGFLVSSFYGPTLALTNVTIMTGLTLFQTEMMGWEYLIPSFAGGILASLMASRLHSREELALLGAGVGLTQGTTYFIVHLIGSATAGTIWYTILPGAIWHGTVGLTYSILALGISPYLERFFDLITPIRLAELSNPNRPLLKRLATEAPGTFQHTMFVASLAEAAARQLHCNVELVRAGTLYHDIGKMHDPLGFIENQMGGPNKHDIINNPYQSAEIIKKHVSEGIIMAKKCGLPQAIIDFIPQHQGTILISFFYYQAKTQAEGEGKNIHNIDETIFRYDGPVPQSRETGIVMLADGCEAALRSLKDATPDQAMAMINKIFKARWRDHQLDNSGIKYEELPTIAEVFVNIWQQFNHQRIVYPKGALDLKISNK, encoded by the coding sequence ATGAACACGTTACAGTTAATTCGTCACACTTTCAAGAAGTGGCAAAATCAATCTCATCAAACCTTTACTGTAAAAAATTCTACGGGAGAGTTAAATTGTTCCAAATATAGAGACGAAAATAAACCTTTTATATTTCAATGGGTCTATAAAATTCATTCACCAGTAATGGTGTTATTATCTGTTTCCACAATTACCGGATTGGTTAGTTATCGTTTCTACAACCAACCAGAGTTAGCCGTTGGCACTATTTCTCCTACTAAAATAATTGCTCCGGGTGATGGAGACTTCTTAGATCAAAAAAGTACAGAAGAATTACGAAGAAAAACTCGCAATGGTTTATTGCCAGTATTGCAACAAGATTTAACTTTAACTCAGACTATTATTAACAGGCTAAATAGCAAACTCGAAGAAATAGACACTCTTCGTCTCCTAATTAATCAAACTCCCCTCGTTGAAACAAATATCTTACCTTTCTCTACCCAAAAATATTTATATTCCATTTCTGAATCTCAGTGGGAAAAACTCCTCAAAGATATTGAATCGTCTCAACCATCTTTTTCCTACAATGAGAAAATTAAATCATTGTTTGTTTATAAACAAAAAGTTAGTCCTAATGAGTTTGAAAATACTCTCACTAAATTAAAACTATATCGAGACAATTATCAAAATTCCCTAAGTCAAATTTATCAATCTAACATTAGTGATCTTGATGACGAGGAAAAAAGTATTTTATTAGATATAGATTCTCAAACTTGGGAAAAAACCAAAATAGAAGTCAATAATGTGGCGAAAAAAATTCTTACTCAAGGAATTTCTCCCGGATTACCTGATGACATCAAATTTAAAACTGTCGAAATTCACTTAGAAAATCGTCTTCCGAAAGAAGTGAATAATATTGCGGTAAAGTTGCTGTTTAAAAATCTTGACTCTAATCTTACAGTTGATGAAGAAGCTACAAAAATAAGGGCTGAAAGAACTGCTTTATCGATCGAACCTGTAGTTGTTTCTATCAAAAAAAATGAAGTTATCGTCGATGCAGGGGAAAAAATTACCCAGACAGACTTTGTTTTACTCGATAACTTTAACTTAAGTCGTCGCAGTATTAATTGGACTGGAGTTGCTGGTTCTTCTGTTCTAGTAACTTTTTCTGTATTTTCTTTTATGGCGATCGCCAATAGAATTAAAGGCAGACTAAGAAGACGAGATCAAGTACTTCTATGGTTACTAAGTATTTCTGTTCCTGTTATTAGTGTATTTGATGTTGGATATAACTCATTACCAGCATTAGGATTTTTAGTTAGTAGTTTCTATGGGCCTACTTTAGCCTTAACTAATGTAACTATAATGACAGGACTAACCCTATTTCAAACAGAGATGATGGGCTGGGAATACTTAATTCCGTCTTTTGCCGGAGGAATATTAGCCTCTTTGATGGCAAGTCGTCTTCATTCCAGAGAAGAATTAGCCTTACTAGGTGCAGGAGTCGGATTAACTCAAGGAACAACTTATTTCATTGTCCATTTAATTGGTAGTGCTACAGCAGGAACAATCTGGTACACTATTTTACCCGGTGCTATTTGGCATGGCACTGTTGGCTTAACTTATAGTATTTTAGCCCTGGGTATTTCTCCTTATTTAGAAAGATTTTTTGATTTAATTACTCCTATACGTTTAGCAGAATTATCAAATCCTAATCGTCCGTTATTAAAAAGATTAGCCACAGAAGCACCGGGTACATTTCAACATACCATGTTTGTTGCCAGTTTAGCAGAAGCGGCCGCTCGTCAACTTCATTGTAATGTTGAATTAGTGAGAGCCGGAACACTTTATCATGATATAGGTAAAATGCACGATCCTCTTGGTTTTATTGAGAATCAAATGGGCGGTCCAAATAAACATGATATTATTAATAATCCTTACCAGAGTGCAGAAATTATCAAAAAACACGTCAGCGAGGGTATTATCATGGCTAAAAAATGTGGTTTACCTCAAGCTATTATCGATTTTATTCCCCAACATCAAGGCACTATATTAATCTCTTTTTTCTATTATCAAGCAAAAACTCAAGCGGAAGGGGAAGGAAAAAATATTCACAATATTGATGAAACGATTTTCCGTTATGATGGTCCTGTGCCACAATCGAGAGAAACAGGTATTGTAATGTTAGCAGATGGTTGTGAGGCAGCACTACGATCGTTGAAAGATGCGACTCCAGATCAAGCAATGGCAATGATTAACAAAATTTTTAAAGCCCGTTGGCGAGATCATCAGTTAGATAATAGTGGTATAAAATATGAAGAATTACCCACTATTGCAGAAGTTTTTGTCAATATTTGGCAACAATTTAATCATCAAAGAATTGTTTATCCTAAAGGTGCATTGGACTTAAAAATTAGCAACAAATAA
- a CDS encoding aldo/keto reductase, which translates to MKKNMIESKIKVGENLFLSPMGCGTWAWGNRFLWGYDPSMDNQLQQVFNLHVSQGVTWFDTGDSYGTGKLDGRSESLLGKFSQEYQGDHQQDITIATKLAVYPWRLTPKSMIKACEKSAQRLARSIDLVQMHWSPAKYLPWQEKPLLDGLAQLYHQKAVKGIGLSNYGAKNLQRAYEYLKEKGVKISTLQVQYSLLSTYPFVQLGLKELCQELNIQIIAYSPLTLGILTGKYQDLTNLPSGPRKGLFKELLPKIKPLLQTLEAIAKDNGKTMAQVAINWCICQGTIPIPGAKNLTQARENIGALGWRLSPSEVLELTSIAVNLDKQMIQNIFQTE; encoded by the coding sequence ATGAAAAAAAATATGATCGAATCAAAAATAAAAGTAGGAGAAAACTTGTTTTTGTCTCCTATGGGATGTGGTACATGGGCGTGGGGAAATCGTTTTTTATGGGGTTATGATCCTAGTATGGATAACCAATTACAGCAGGTTTTTAACTTGCACGTTTCCCAAGGGGTTACTTGGTTCGACACTGGAGATTCTTACGGTACAGGAAAATTAGACGGACGCAGTGAGAGTCTTTTAGGTAAATTTAGTCAAGAGTATCAAGGTGATCATCAACAGGATATTACGATCGCCACAAAACTAGCTGTTTATCCTTGGCGTTTAACTCCCAAATCTATGATTAAGGCTTGTGAAAAATCTGCTCAGAGATTGGCAAGATCGATCGATTTAGTGCAAATGCACTGGTCTCCTGCCAAATATCTTCCTTGGCAAGAAAAGCCTTTATTAGATGGTTTAGCCCAGTTATATCACCAAAAAGCAGTAAAAGGGATCGGGTTATCTAATTATGGGGCGAAAAATTTACAACGAGCTTATGAATATCTTAAGGAAAAAGGAGTCAAAATTAGTACTCTCCAAGTGCAATATTCTTTACTTTCTACTTATCCTTTTGTGCAGTTGGGATTAAAAGAATTATGTCAGGAGTTAAACATTCAAATTATTGCTTACAGTCCTCTTACTTTAGGTATTTTAACTGGGAAATACCAAGATTTGACAAATTTGCCATCAGGGCCCAGAAAAGGCTTATTTAAAGAATTATTACCAAAAATTAAACCTTTACTACAAACTTTGGAGGCGATCGCCAAAGATAATGGTAAAACCATGGCACAAGTAGCCATAAATTGGTGTATTTGTCAAGGTACAATACCGATTCCGGGGGCAAAAAATTTGACTCAAGCTAGAGAGAATATTGGGGCGTTGGGGTGGCGTTTATCTCCATCGGAAGTGCTAGAATTAACCTCGATCGCTGTTAATTTGGATAAACAGATGATTCAAAATATTTTTCAAACGGAATAA